The Onychostoma macrolepis isolate SWU-2019 chromosome 20, ASM1243209v1, whole genome shotgun sequence nucleotide sequence ATAAGCCCACCACGGCCCGTTTCCACCTCCAGATATGAACTCGGAACCAGGCGACCAGCGCGCGCTGGACATAGAGCAGCGCGTGCAAAAACCGCCACACCATCTCATACAGTAAAACCATGCTTCAAAGTCTTAGAAACGCGCTCCTAGTTGAATGTATCTATGGGATTTTGAAGTAAATTCCTCATATTAAAGTAATCCGTGTAGGTGTGAGCGGTGATCTATCGAGAAATGAGCCATTTTGGTCACTGCCAACACCGCAGCGCGCCGGCTGCCATTTCTTCATCTTGCCAACCTTTCCACTCTGACCCCGCTGCTGTGTGACATGGAGCTCTCTGATTGGACGGCTGTCAGAGCGCTTGTGCATCATTCTAACCGCTGGTCTGGGATCGGTTGTGACGTTTCCCGGCAAGTGCTAAGGCGGGAGAAGAACATTTGACGGCTGATCTCAGAtcaaaataaaatcagaattcaGCCTTACGCGAGATGGTGCAATGCGATTGGCTGCTGTACCGGTAAATGGAATATGTGTAAAAATCCTATTACTGAAATGTCTATTAATGTGATCtatgaatataaaaagtaaaatattttatgtttacttcAGATATACATTTCGGATTTTACTCAGCGTCATAGAATATATAAAACGTTTTATTGACGGACATATTTGAATCTGTTTGATAATAGGATTAAAACGACTTTTAACACACGTACTACTACTAGCCACATTGCTACTATAAAAcgataatgtatattttaatttaatattgatgtattttatataaatatttatagctaatttttaaactataatacagtagattaaatgaatttttttttatgttaatatgaaattaatatgaAATGGCTTTTTATGAGTCTGTTGCTGATTTCTTTCTGGAGTTTAATGAAACAAAGCCACATTTTCCAAGCCAAATACaattgattatattttattgtgtcCATATCACTGACGGTGACCAATATTGGACAAAACACTACAACAGatgaaatgtattgttcattctaTATGGGATGCCAGAAACAAAGCATGAAGAGAGGCAGAACCACATTGCAATGTTTTCATATGTACAGATTACATTTACAAATCATAATCATCATATTCCTCATTGTCTATGTGTTCAGTTTGGCTCTCCAATAACAAATCCCTGGTCTGCTTCTCACAGATATCCTGTGCCAGTACATAAGCTCGCCATTCATCAAGAGATTCATGGACAAGCTCGCTGCAGAAATCAGGCCTGATTTCCACATCCTTTGCTAAAAGGGCCTTTTTGACCTCGAGGAGTTCACAGCTGCACTGCCATGGGTTTCCATCCAAATATAGAACTTTTAGTTTTGGTAGGTTCAATGGAGGCAGGGTGGAGAGTTTGTTGTTGCGCAGATTTAACACCTGCAGTCGCCTGAGAGGCTTCAGCTCACGTTCATGTATCATGTCAATGTTGTTCCCCTTCAGATCCAAACGGACCAGTGTCTCAGGAAGCCTGGTataaaaagaatattaaaagAACTGATTAATAGAAATGGTTATCAAGAGATTCTGGAGGTATTTAACATGGCCAATTAATCACATCATATTCAGTCTgataaaagcataaataaacaaatgcataaatacagtaaatgtttgCATGCATTAATGCatgcataaatgtgtaaataaatgtgtaaattaatgcgtaaataaatgcataattaatagtgctgtcaaacgaaaataaaagtttttgtttacataatatgtgtgtgtatattatgtatgcaagtatatattcatgaaaaatgttatgttcaatatatttatatataacataaaatataagaatataaatatatgcatgtaaatacatgtaaatattttcaaaatatttactgcatgtgtgtgtatttatatatacagtacacatacatatattatgtaaacaaaattttttattttaattttaatttttaattttaaattaatcgtaattaattgtttgacagcactgatAACTAAACAAATGCATAAGCTCATAATTAAactcataaataaaataaaatattactgtgtataaaaactacaaaaaggcaaaaacatatcaaaattactaaaatttactttttgtttatGTCAGAGGAAATCAAATGTATAACAACACATtaagtgaagaaaaaaatgcacataCCCATGAGGAATAGCAGAAAGCAGATTCTGTTCTAAGGCTAGGCTGGTTAGTTGAATGCAGTTTCTCAGGGCATTAGCTTCAAAGTTTTGAATGGAGTTGTTTTCCAAAAAGAGATGTTTCAGTAGTTTCATTCCTGCCAGCTGTTGGAAAGTGACTTCCTGGATATTGTTCTGCCTGCAGTCCAGCTTCTCGAGTTTAGAGGTCAATCTAGCAGGCAGTATTCGTAACTGGTTTCCTGCCaactcacacacagacagattaGGCAGGCGAAGACCCCCGTCCACTGACACTAGCCTGTTAGAGCTGACAGAAAGGGTAATGAGGTTGTGCAGCGGGGACATGTCACGATTCCTCAGCGATCGGATCTGATTCCTGTCCAAGTTCAGATGAACCAGAGACCGAGGAAGATCATGAGGGACTTTGGTGAGGCGGTTTGAAGACAAATCTAATGTTTTTAGAAGCTGCAGTGAAGAGAAGAACGTTGATGAAATGGAGGAGATCCTATTGTTTCCCATTCTAAGCAGATTGAGAAAGGGCAACCTGGGGGCACCATGTATTGATTCGATTTTATTTCCATCCAGATAAAGACACTCAAGCTTCTGAAGTGATGTTAGGGTGTTTGCGCGTAAGGTGCTAATCTGGTTATTCTGGAGGTTCAGGACCCGCAGCTTCTTGAGGCCCTCCAGGGGCGACTCTTGTAGGCTGTGTATCCTGTTGTGGCCCAAATGGAGGATCTCCAGGCCAGAGGGCAGGCCACGGGGAAGCTGTCTCAACTTGTTTTTCTGAAGGTCCAGAGTTCTTAGCAACACGTGAGATCTGAACACATTGACGTCGATCTGCTCGATTCCACCAGATGACAGAACGACTTCTTCAAGGCCTGGCAGTCCGGAAAAATCTCTGACCTATAAATAACACAATCTGTTTAATATCTACCTGTAATGCGACACATTGCAAAGTAAAAACGGtatatttacaaagaaaaagaaaaatgtaatctcctgggaatgaatgaataaactaaataaataaataaatacatctgtTTAAAATCAACCAATATAAGAGgctatgaaaataataataataataataatataaacttttaGAGAAAAATCACGTTGTACAAAAGtgtaaaaaatgaaactaaGAGAAAGGTATCCTGAAATTTTCAAATTCACTACCAATTTTACCTCTGTAATGTGacatttcaaattaaaacaggatattcaaaaaaaaaaagatttcatgCCCTGGGAATTAATAAGTTCTGTTTAAATCtgtttaaaatcaacaaatacaataggttattaaaataaagaataataataggATACTCAATAAGGAAAAAATTATCCActggaaattaataaataaacaaatttgtttaaaaccAACCGATATAatggtaataaataaatacatttaattaaagaaaaattacagtacagaggtgtaaaaaaaaaaaaacataagagaAAGACATTCTGGAATTATGAATTGACTACCAATTTACCATTGTAATGTGACACATTTCAAAGTTGGAAAttggaaatgaatgaatgaacaaacgaacaaatgaataaataatcaaataaatgttttaatcctGAATAGCAAATATAACCAACTAAGAACAAAAAATTACCTTCAGCTCTCTGAGATGATTGTATCCCAGGTGTATTTTCTTCAGGTTGTTTGAGACGATGGGTGGTACAGCCTGAGCCCTGAAACATTGCACTGAGGTTGCTTGCTCACAGATGCAGTTTTTTGGACAGATGTGGCTGCAGTGGCCATGTTGACTGTAGAGTAAGACACACAGAAAAAGGCAGAATATCATCATTCTGAGAAAACAGCTTCACACATCTGTGCTGAAGCAGCATTTTGAGCATCTGAGGCTTAAATAGCTGAGGCAGATTCATGCTTGTGAGAATAAGACTCCTCTGTTTTATTTGGAACAATGGTTGAGATCATTATCTTGGTTAGAAAACAAAATTCGACACCAGCAAGGAACTGGCATATCAGCAGAGTGTCCTGTCTGTTTGGAGATGTAAACTTGCTGATGAACTATTTGCAACCTATTCTGTTACACAAAGCATTTCTTATGTATAAATGATTTGGCCTCTCTTTGCACCCAGTAATATTAACTTTACAGAATGATgttttaaaacctaaaatgtagaaaatttttatattttggacTACTGGATTAAAAAACTACCGACATTTATTGACttcattactattttttttttcttctttttttttggtatgtTGTTTGTTCACTGTTATTGTtataaatctaataaaaaacaatactgACTTTACTGACTgctttttatcaaataaatcttCAATTtctaaaaagctaaaaaaaaatgtaattaattaattaataaaggTTGGGTGGTGCAGCAAATAATCACAAATCTCAGTTTTTGAGCCGCATATGATTTAATAATGTGTaattagcatatatatatatatatatatatatatatatatatatatatatatattaaactaaattaaactatattaaaatgagaaatgtttaagtatttttattttagttaaagtttttagtttaggtatttttatttaatctttgttttagttaattactatatatatatatatatatatatatatatatacatacacacatactgtatgtatatatactgtatatagaacTGTGTAATATGTTAATGTCAAGTGTTAATAAAACCTATACATGCTTGATTTATATACAggctatacacacacacacacacacacacacacacacacacacatacattataaaCCAAGCACGTATAGGTTTTATGAACACTTGCAAATATATTATACAGTTCAACaactaataaaatgataataatgataataattttattcatattatgaCACAGAGGGTGTATCTGCCGTAAATTCCCACGAAGCACTCAGTAATCGAATCGCTCGTCTATCGACTGCCTTCCTCATTGACGGGCCGCATCGTGTGGCAGACCAAACTAATCGATCCATGTTTGACTGGTTCGCTCTCGGATTTCCTGGTCAGATGAGAGCGCGGAAAACACGCCAACAAAACATCACTCTCACTCTCTATCACATCAGAAGTCTACTGTTAATATAACTTAATCGGCCAGTGATCGCACTGAGTAAAGGACTAGATTTCAAGTTATCTGTGTGTTCTTCTTGTATCCGCGTTAAACATGTCTGCGTCCGCTGGCGGTGCTGTATCCCCGGGCTCGGCCCTCTCTCCCGGTCCCGCCGCGGCTCCCGGCCCCGGTATGTCCATGTTCCGATGGCTGGAGGTGCTGGAGAAGGAGTTTGACAAGGCGTTTGTGGATGTGGATCTGTTGCTGGGAGAGATCGACCCGGATCAGGCTGATATCACATATGAGGGCCGTCAGAAGATGACCAGCCTCAGCTCATGTTTTGCTCAGCTGTGTCATAAATCCCAAACCATCTTTCAGCTCAACCACAAACTAGAGGTGAGGAAAAGAGATGGATATTCTCCTACAAAGTCTCTAGACAAAGTTGTTCTTTTGTTTACTGACATTGAACTTACTGTATGCGTTGTCTTGTGAACGTTTCAATCTGAATGTTTAGGACTGAATAACTAGTATTTGTTAGTCTTTAATaactgatttttgttttgttttacaaaaataGAATATGAATagctaaatgttttattgccagtcTACACTAACAAAAAATACTGTGTGAACGTGTATAGCATTGGCGCATAAATTAAGCATTTACTCCCATATATTTGGTACTTTTTGAAAGGCTCGGGGTTTCCATGGTCTTAGAAAACATGGAAATGTCAGAAAGTTTTTAAGTGTAATTTCCAatcctggaaaagtcatggaatttttttttttttctgttgtgaaTTGCAATACTGCAACACTTGAGAAAAACTTTATTCTGTAATCAAGAAATCCTAGACAAATTGCtagaaaaaaaagaaccttGAAATTAAAACCGCTCTATAATGTTGAAATGGTATATATGGCAACAGTGCATCATTTGCATTCTGAATTATTAATTTGAATCCTGTTTGAATAATGTTATTGTTGCTTAAACATGAGTTTTTCATTCCACGTAGCACAACTTAAAAGATTACTCTAAATTTTAGACGTAATTACAGTGCGGTGCTTTTGGTCAATAAGTAAGGCCTACACtacacagcacagcacagtTAATCTGGTTATCACCGCACAATAAACCCAACAGGGTGATCAAAACCCCTACGCAAAGCAAGATGTCATGATGGACATGAGTCTTGTACATATTTAAAGCaatagttttaaatatgaataggTAAAATTTGGAAAATGAGCTTCTTTGTATTGTCAAAATAAACCGTATAGGCTGAAAATTGTTATCAGATTAAGTGAATGGCCTGTTATGTTCCCTTCAATCTACTTGTCACTTCATGTAGGCTGTCTGATAAATAATGCATATgtgcatttgtcattttgtttctttaatttttcTCGGAACACACTGGATGTCAGCTgcataaacacacataaaaagTTGCCCGTTTGGGAGCAGATTTCTTCGTCCACAGGAAATGCTTTGCATATGGTGCAAACAGAGTAGTTACAAAATTAGGAGGACAGCATATAAAAACCTGCTAGACCTGCTCAGCTAGCCAATACCAGACACTGGTCATTCTTCTGTTTAAACTGACTGCAGTGCATCACATAAATGATCCCTTAACTTTAACAGCGGCATAACATGCACTTATGTGCCAGGTCATGTTTGTATTAAGTATTGTTGCTGTTGCACTCCGCTGTCCTGTGATTTTTCTGTCACACAGTCTGGATAATTGGCATCTTTTCTGTGTGTTGGCAGATTCAGGTTTCTCAGGAGACCAGCTCGGGTAATCTGCATTTCCCACCGCTTTTCAAATCTGTTAATGGCTCTCTATCAAAGCTCACAGTCCAATTTGAAAAGCAGTGTTATCATCCACATGGGAAATGAATCGTCTTTCCCATGGAGGAATCACTTGAGTCCAGGagataaaattcaaaataacaggTTCTTAACTGCACTGACTCACCGGTATATTTGTGTGGGAGGCTGAATTTCTTTCTGAAAAGGTAGTTTAGCAGGTGAGGAGGTCATGCAAACACCCACCTCTTCACCGGCGCTGCTGAGCAGAGCAGATTAACACACAGCTTGATAAAAACAAGAGGCGAGTTGGATGTGACTCTCGGCTTCCTGTCCTTAAAAAGGTACTGTGGTGCTGCTATGGCACAACGATGGTACCTTTTCATGGTATTTATACTCATGTTAAGGTACTATTTAGATGGTACTTCAAATAATACCATTGTATTAACATGGTACATGtccaaaaccaaaaaacaaaccaTTGCAGTACCATAGTTCTAGTCAACATGAAACTGCATTGTCAACCCATTCAATTTGCATAATGTAATGCATTGCCGAAAGAAACAGGATTTTTGATAGGGATTGGTCATGAAGAAAGTAAATAAggtccattttgatttcatgctgacttaAAAATCTACTCCTGTGATCTCATTTTCCGAAGGATCCACCCAAATATCTGTACCAAACACCCTCTCTGAGGGCTAACACTGTATGAAAAGTCTTGGCCTGAAACAATAAGgcattttttttcacactgaGCTCCTTTGAGGTATTTCGGTGCCATCGTTTTGCATCAGCTTCAGTTACATTGTTAATTTAAGGGAAGATATTTGGTTTTgctagtttttttatttattgggaGGGGCTGCAGTGGGAATCTGAAGTATTCAGAGCGGCTGTTGGTGTTGGGTTCAGATTCATCACTCTCGCTGTACTTGTTTCAGAACGACTCCTGACAGATAAATGAACCTTCTCTGCTGCGTTACTGCTGAATATGAGAGTCCCTCAGCTAACCTTGGCTATCCAGCAGAGATTAGGCGCATAAATAAATGAGTAGCTTTTCTACGAGAGGACTTTTATATCTGTCCTTGACGCAGCTTGCCTTCCTAAGAGGCTGAGATGCTGGAGGATTGAGCTGCTTTCTAATGGCGGGGCCTTCTGATGGGCGACGGGATGCCATTATTCACCACGGCTGTGGTTGTTAATGACTGTGTCAGATGAGAGCATGCTCTTCTGAAGGGAAGCGGAAACATtagaaagaggaagaggaaatttaaagggatagttcacccaaaaatgaaaattctgtcactaaTTCACCATAAGACactcgttcatctttggaacacaaattgaATGAAATTTTTGGTGAAATCTGAGCGCTTTCTGACTCTGACAGTAATGCAACTGAAacgttcaaggtccagaaacgtagtgaggacatcgttaaaatagtacatgtgacatcagtggttaaaCCGTATTTTTATGAGGCTGTGAGAATACATTTTGTGCGcagtgaaaacaaaaataacgactttattcaacaatttcttctctttcgTGTCAGTCGATGAGCATTCACAAGAGTACCGCGATGCATGCCTTGAACGTGTCCgatgtgttgctgtctatggagctcttggatttcatcaaaaatttcttaatttgtgttccaaagatgaacgaaggtcttacaggtttggaacaacatgaagatgagtaattaattaataacagaatattaatttttgaatgaattaacCCTTTAATGAGCATTATTAAAAAGCTTGTTTATGTTTAGGATAAATGTAGGATGAATTAAATGCGACATGgtctttgtactttttttttttttttttttttggctcaaATCCATTTAGTTATTTGTGGTTTGAACAGGAAAAAACTTTTTACAAATCCAATCCAACTTTCATACGTGGTTTGAAATCCAGTTTTTCTAATGATATCCAAAAAGATTGGATTTCAAGTAGTTTCTTTTATCATTCATACGCAAAGCCTTGATTAACATGCTATGAAGTGAATGCGAATGCATGAATGCGTGAGATGTGTAATCGCTCATTGTGAATTAAAGAAATGTCATCAAGGATATGAGCAAAGGCTAAATGTTCAGTTTTCTGTCCTCTCTtcataaaggaatagttcacccagaaatgaaaatgtacttacccAACCATCCAAGTTGTAGattatgagtttgtttcttaatctgaactgatttggagaaatttagcattaagttacttgctcaccaatggatcctgtacactcagaatgagagtccaaacagctgataaaaacaaaacaataatccacaagtaattcacacgactccagtccatcagttaatgtattgtgaagtgaaaatctgcgtgtttataagaaacaaaaccaccattttcagcaaatgtttatttttgaatgaactattcctttaaattgaCTGTTGCAAGCTAAAATCGAAGTACAGGTTTTCACATAGGCAGCATGGCTCAACATACCAGAAGACTTGCACTAATTGCTAGTCCCTCAAAAAGCCACAAATTGCAGTTTTCCTTTCAGTTTGACTCTGTTAGGATAAACAATtgtcttcattttcatatatttttgttatgttaTGTCTGCTCTATTCTGGATTGGAGAAGGATGGTCAATACTTCATACCAGACACTACTTGAGTCAGCACAAATCTGAGCATGATTCATGATTCTTGGATGGCTAGTtatactctgtgtgtgtgcttcaGGCTCAGCTGGTGGACTTGCGGTCGGAGCTGACAGATGTCCAGGCAGAGAAGGCTGTGGTGGAGAAGGAGGTTCACGAACAACTTCTTCAACTCCACGCCATGCAGCTCAAACTCCAAGCCAAAGGCGGACAGGCGGTCGACTCTGACTCCATCAAGGACAGGATGGTGGGCACAGAACCAGATTCCTACAAATGTAGCAGAACCAAGATTAGGTTCTATATCTAGATGAGTTACTGAAAATTGGCTTGTAGGACACCTAGATTTATATGTTAGCATTAAGGCCACCTGGATCTTCAACTCATTATGTGGTCAAAAGTATGTGGACACCTGATCACAGAACATCTCATTCCAAAACTATGGTAATTAATGTGAAAGTGGAACTGTTATAATGGCCTTCAAATGAAAAGCTTTCCTAAAAGAGTGATGTGAAACTGATAAAGgaatttgctttgcttttgcTTCAATTGGGGTGTCAGGCCTAGAAGTGATGTTAGTCTAACTAGTTGAGTGGGATTTCGAGCAGGCCGATCAAGTTATTCCAGACCCATATAAAAAGGATTGGTAGACGAACCAGCAGCCTGTTTTGCGTACAGGATGTATTGCCATGGCGGCTAGCAAACAAACCATAGATTATCATTGTGTGCTGTAGATTTAGTTTTCCATTCACTGGAACTTTGATTCCAAGAGAAAACCATCCGTATAATGTGTGAATATTCCATGTTACACAGTATGCAAATAGCTGATAActattttctttcttcatttattatttagattttgtctaaataaattacaaataaaagctAACCTAACtgaatgaaaaattattattaaaatattattgataACTGAAAAACTATATTAATTTAGAGTTTTGAGCATTATAATTTTGCTAAAGATTACGTTTAACAGTGTTACTAAGTTATTAgtgttggtaagatttttaaaaatgtttttgaaagatcaGGTCTGCATCTATTTGcttagaaatacagtaaaaaatagtaatattgtggaaatattattgcaatttaatataattttctattttaatgttttaaaatggaatttatgctaaaaagttgaattttcagcatcattacttcagtcttcagtgtcacatgatccttcagaaaccattctaatatgctgatttgaagaatcatttattattgttaacaaTGTTTTCTGGTTAGTatctttgtggaaaccatgatacatttatttttaggattatttgatgaatagaaagttaaaaagaatagcttttatttcaaataggaatattttgtaacattgtttttaatgttacttttgattcatttattgtgtccttgccaaataaaagtattaacttATCTTATATCCAATATCAACTTATGCCATTAAATTAAAACGACAACAAAAACACTATCTGAAACCCTTCCAGCTCAAGCTGATGTTGCTTTCCGAGGCCGTTAGTTAGTCGACAGTGAGTGATGTAGCTGCCGACAGTGTTTGTGCACTTCACGCTTCAGAACTCGCTGTCTTGTTCTGTGAGCTTCTGTGGGTGACCTGCCATCGCTCCTAGACTTTTTCACTTCACTGTAGCATCACTTAAGAGTAGCCAAGGGTGCCAATCTGACAAACCGACTACAGAGATTACATGGCTGCATGCTTCAGTCTATCCAGCCGTCATTAACGGGGTGGCTGGAATAGCTCAGTCCACTAATTAGTACATGTGTCTACATACTTTTGACTGTGTAGCGTAGCTGTGACATTTGATGGTGTCGTAATAGCAGTATCTTTGTATAATCAGCTGTAATGAACACTAACAAGCTCTGGTTGGGTTGGCACTCTGCTCTTTGTCTTCCTGACTTAACCCTAATGATGTAAGGATGAACGTTGATGCTTCTGTAATCGGCCTTTCTGAGTAACCCTGTCTCTTTAACCTTTGACCCTCTGTTTTTCTTCTCAATCTTAAGCCTGTTCCCTCAGTGGAGGACAAGGTAAGTTTTGCATTGTTTTGAGTCCGTGTGTGTCCTGTCTAACTCCACTTTTTCCCTCTGTTAATGCTGCTGCTGTCTGTTTTAACCATCCCTAGTAAAGAACTATGTTCTTTTTGTGTA carries:
- the LOC131527407 gene encoding nephrocan-like — its product is MMIFCLFLCVLLYSQHGHCSHICPKNCICEQATSVQCFRAQAVPPIVSNNLKKIHLGYNHLRELKVRDFSGLPGLEEVVLSSGGIEQIDVNVFRSHVLLRTLDLQKNKLRQLPRGLPSGLEILHLGHNRIHSLQESPLEGLKKLRVLNLQNNQISTLRANTLTSLQKLECLYLDGNKIESIHGAPRLPFLNLLRMGNNRISSISSTFFSSLQLLKTLDLSSNRLTKVPHDLPRSLVHLNLDRNQIRSLRNRDMSPLHNLITLSVSSNRLVSVDGGLRLPNLSVCELAGNQLRILPARLTSKLEKLDCRQNNIQEVTFQQLAGMKLLKHLFLENNSIQNFEANALRNCIQLTSLALEQNLLSAIPHGLPETLVRLDLKGNNIDMIHERELKPLRRLQVLNLRNNKLSTLPPLNLPKLKVLYLDGNPWQCSCELLEVKKALLAKDVEIRPDFCSELVHESLDEWRAYVLAQDICEKQTRDLLLESQTEHIDNEEYDDYDL